From a single Vibrio sp. BS-M-Sm-2 genomic region:
- the xdhB gene encoding xanthine dehydrogenase molybdopterin binding subunit, with translation MSKSHEHAMTHEEMVTIAKQDLKTGVGKSVKHDSAAKQVTGEAVYIDDRLEFPNQLHVYARLSTQAHANITKIDLSPCYEFEGVAIAIQAKDVPGELDIGAILPGDPLLADGKVEYYGQPVIAVAANDLETARKAAHAAIIEYEELPAILDVKEALEKEHFVTESHTQQRGDSKAALAKAKHVISGDLEIGGQEHFYLETQISSVMPTEDGGMIVYTSTQNPTEVQKLVAEVIGVPMHKVVIDMRRMGGGFGGKETQAASPACMAAVIASLTGRPTKMRLLRSEDMQQTGKRHPFYNQYTVGFDDNGVIQGADITVAGNCGYSPDLSSSIVDRAMFHSDNAYYLGDATVVGHRCKTNTASNTAYRGFGGPQGMMTIEHIMDEIARYLKKDPLEVRKANYYGEEGRNVTHYYQTVEDNFLPEITEQLERSSDYHARRKEIAEFNKQSPILKKGLAITPVKFGISFTATFLNQAGALIHIYTDGSIHLNHGGTEMGQGLNIKVAQIVAQEFQVDVERIQITATNTDKVPNTSPTAASSGADLNGKAAQNAAITIKQRLIDFASSHFKVWPEEVIFKNGMVQIRDEIMTFNSFVELAWFNQISLSSTGFYRTPKIFYDHEKARGRPFYYYAYGASCSEVIVDTLTGENKILRVDILHDVGASLNPAIDIGQVEGGFVQGVGWLTTEELVWNQQGRLMTNGPASYKIPAIADMPIDFRTHLLENRNNPEDTVFNSKAVGEPPFMLGMSVWSALKDAISYVAVDGAIPKLNTPATPERILMAIQEVTETAPTSVDAQSETA, from the coding sequence ATGTCTAAATCACACGAGCATGCGATGACCCACGAAGAGATGGTTACCATTGCAAAACAAGACCTAAAAACTGGCGTAGGTAAAAGCGTTAAACACGACAGTGCAGCCAAGCAAGTCACGGGCGAAGCGGTGTACATTGATGACCGCCTAGAGTTCCCAAATCAGCTGCACGTTTACGCACGCCTGAGCACTCAAGCACACGCCAACATCACTAAAATAGACCTGTCACCGTGTTACGAATTCGAAGGTGTGGCGATTGCCATTCAAGCCAAAGACGTACCGGGCGAACTGGATATCGGTGCAATTCTTCCGGGTGACCCACTGCTTGCTGATGGCAAAGTGGAATACTACGGTCAACCTGTGATTGCCGTGGCAGCTAACGATTTAGAAACCGCACGTAAAGCCGCACACGCTGCGATCATTGAATACGAAGAGCTACCCGCCATCCTTGATGTCAAAGAAGCGCTAGAGAAAGAACACTTCGTCACAGAGAGCCACACTCAACAGCGTGGTGACTCTAAAGCAGCATTAGCAAAAGCGAAACACGTGATCTCTGGTGATCTAGAGATCGGCGGCCAAGAACACTTCTACCTAGAAACTCAAATCAGTAGCGTGATGCCAACCGAAGATGGCGGCATGATCGTGTATACCTCGACCCAAAACCCGACCGAAGTACAAAAACTGGTTGCGGAAGTGATTGGTGTACCGATGCACAAAGTCGTGATTGATATGCGTCGTATGGGTGGTGGCTTCGGTGGTAAAGAGACTCAAGCGGCCTCTCCAGCTTGTATGGCAGCGGTTATCGCGAGCCTAACCGGTCGACCAACAAAAATGCGTTTGCTGCGTAGTGAAGACATGCAGCAAACAGGTAAACGCCACCCGTTCTACAACCAATATACCGTCGGTTTTGACGACAATGGTGTGATTCAAGGTGCTGATATTACCGTTGCAGGTAACTGTGGCTACTCACCTGACTTATCAAGCTCTATCGTCGACCGCGCGATGTTCCACTCAGACAACGCCTATTATCTAGGTGATGCAACTGTGGTCGGTCACCGATGCAAAACCAACACAGCATCGAATACCGCGTATCGTGGCTTTGGTGGTCCGCAAGGCATGATGACCATCGAACACATCATGGACGAGATTGCGCGTTACCTGAAAAAAGATCCCTTGGAAGTACGTAAGGCAAACTACTACGGCGAAGAAGGCCGTAACGTGACCCACTACTACCAAACCGTTGAAGACAACTTTTTACCTGAGATAACCGAACAGCTTGAGCGCAGCAGTGACTACCACGCACGTCGTAAAGAAATTGCCGAGTTCAACAAGCAAAGCCCTATCTTGAAGAAAGGCCTAGCGATCACACCAGTGAAATTCGGTATCTCGTTTACTGCGACTTTCTTGAACCAAGCAGGTGCGCTCATCCATATCTACACCGATGGCAGTATTCATTTGAATCACGGTGGTACGGAAATGGGGCAAGGCTTGAACATCAAAGTGGCACAAATCGTTGCACAGGAGTTCCAAGTCGATGTCGAACGTATCCAGATCACCGCTACAAACACAGACAAAGTTCCGAACACATCACCAACCGCAGCCTCATCGGGCGCCGACCTCAACGGTAAGGCCGCGCAAAACGCCGCAATAACCATTAAGCAGCGCTTGATCGACTTTGCTTCTTCACACTTCAAAGTGTGGCCTGAAGAAGTCATATTCAAGAACGGTATGGTGCAGATCCGCGATGAGATCATGACCTTCAACTCATTTGTTGAACTGGCTTGGTTTAATCAAATTTCGCTGTCGAGCACAGGCTTCTACCGCACGCCGAAGATCTTCTACGATCACGAAAAAGCACGCGGTCGCCCGTTCTACTACTACGCATACGGCGCATCTTGTTCAGAGGTTATCGTTGATACCCTAACGGGCGAAAACAAGATCCTGCGCGTCGATATTTTGCATGACGTGGGCGCTTCACTGAACCCTGCGATTGATATCGGCCAAGTCGAAGGTGGCTTTGTGCAAGGTGTCGGTTGGTTAACGACGGAAGAGTTGGTTTGGAACCAGCAAGGCCGCTTGATGACCAATGGTCCTGCGAGTTACAAGATCCCGGCGATTGCTGATATGCCAATTGATTTCAGAACGCATCTTTTAGAAAACCGTAACAACCCAGAAGACACCGTCTTCAACTCGAAAGCCGTGGGTGAACCGCCTTTCATGTTGGGTATGTCAGTATGGAGCGCACTGAAAGACGCAATCAGCTATGTCGCCGTCGATGGCGCGATTCCTAAGCTCAACACACCTGCAACGCCAGAACGTATTCTGATGGCAATACAGGAAGTCACTGAAACCGCTCCGACCTCGGTCGATGCTCAATCAGAAACGGCTTAA
- the xdhC gene encoding xanthine dehydrogenase accessory protein XdhC yields the protein MFKDNWIHELAKLEENYEPCVMVTVLEDRGSVPRDAGTKMLVTRDRIIATIGGGHLEHVATKMAREMLIASEKSLKVERFNLGARLGQCCGGMATLSFEPIGTQQNHLVLFGAGHVAKALLHIVATLPFRVTWIDEREEVFPETLPHGVKKLVSDDPVGEVKHMPPNSYYLVMTHNHQLDFDLTKAIIDREDSRYFGMIGSLTKRKKFDFRLEQRGYSQEQIETMLCPIGISAVNGKHPAEIAVSVAGELIAHYQGQTLEQKRPTKQYRNQDLTDQHSQPSDVGEPPLEEKIA from the coding sequence ATGTTTAAGGATAATTGGATTCACGAACTGGCAAAACTGGAAGAGAACTACGAGCCATGTGTGATGGTGACAGTGCTTGAAGACAGAGGCTCAGTACCACGTGATGCGGGTACCAAGATGCTTGTCACTCGTGACCGAATCATCGCTACGATTGGTGGTGGTCACCTTGAACATGTGGCCACTAAAATGGCTCGCGAGATGCTGATTGCCAGCGAAAAATCACTCAAAGTGGAACGCTTCAACCTAGGTGCTCGCTTAGGCCAGTGTTGTGGCGGAATGGCAACGCTAAGCTTTGAGCCGATTGGCACTCAACAGAACCACCTTGTGCTGTTCGGCGCAGGTCATGTTGCCAAAGCGCTGCTGCACATTGTCGCAACCCTACCCTTCCGTGTGACCTGGATTGATGAGCGTGAAGAAGTATTTCCTGAAACGCTACCACACGGTGTGAAAAAGCTTGTCTCAGACGATCCAGTCGGTGAAGTGAAACACATGCCACCGAACAGCTACTACCTAGTGATGACGCACAACCACCAGCTCGATTTCGATTTAACCAAAGCGATTATCGACCGTGAAGACAGCCGTTACTTCGGCATGATTGGCTCGCTTACTAAGCGCAAGAAGTTCGACTTCCGCTTAGAGCAACGCGGCTATAGCCAAGAACAAATTGAAACTATGCTTTGCCCGATTGGCATTAGTGCGGTGAATGGCAAACATCCTGCCGAAATTGCGGTGTCGGTTGCTGGTGAACTGATCGCACACTATCAAGGCCAAACACTTGAACAAAAGCGCCCAACCAAACAATATCGAAATCAGGATTTGACCGATCAACACAGTCAACCAAGCGACGTAGGCGAACCACCATTGGAAGAGAAGATCGCCTAA